One segment of Syngnathus scovelli strain Florida chromosome 6, RoL_Ssco_1.2, whole genome shotgun sequence DNA contains the following:
- the bhlhe41 gene encoding class E basic helix-loop-helix protein 41 has translation MDERIAHLQERHFMERADFLGVDYPSLYMCKSKRGIKREDGGKDAYKLPHRLIEKKRRDRINECIGQLKDLLPEHLKLSTLGHLEKAVVLELTLKHLNALTAVTEQQHQKIIALQNGDQSMKSSIHTDAEAFHSGFQTCAKEVLQYLSQFENWTAHEQSGAQLVQHLHKALARVQSTTLFPPQQQQQLPVGVTPDGHKADNQANCVPVIQRTQGGDLTENDTDTDSGYGGEGGKDKECEHSNTLQAAKGVKIKQEFGDDRPAKKPKMNWSANGSGAADMALMNSLMGLTGVGQQTPICMPFYFINPSAAASYMPLFDKSNMEKGMYPAAALASPFPWLYPAQASAAAAVAAAAAFPSLSAQLGASSPCEDPQIDSNTHEPEMSSPEDRDECPTSDEGDDDEESGIQRPRDQSPICQTS, from the exons ATGGATGAAAGAATAGCACATTTACAGGAAAGACACTTCATGGAGCGCGCAGACTTTCTGGG GGTGGACTACCCCTCTCTGTACATGTGCAAATCCAAAAGGGGAATAAAACGGGAGGATGGTGGCAAG GACGCTTATAAGTTACCACACCGTTTGATAGAAAAAAAGAGGAGGGACCGAATCAATGAATGTATCGGTCAACTGAAGGATCTGCTGCCGGAGCATTTAAAGCTGTCG ACGCTGGGCCATTTGGAGAAGGCGGTTGTCCTGGAATTAACCCTGAAACATTTAAACGCATTGACTGCAGTCACGGAGCAGCAGCACCAGAAGATCATTGCTTTGCAAAACG GGGACCAGTCAATGAAGTCGTCCATTCACACCGATGCAGAAGCTTTCCACTCTGGTTTTCAAACGTGCGCCAAGGAAGTCCTCCAGTACCTGAGTCAGTTTGAGAACTGGACAGCGCACGAACAGAGCGGTGCCCAGCTGGTCCAGCACCTCCACAAGGCCCTGGCCCGGGTTCAATCCACCACGCTCTTCcccccgcagcagcagcagcagctccccGTCGGCGTCACACCGGATGGGCACAAAGCCGACAACCAGGCCAACTGCGTCCCGGTCATCCAGAGGACCCAAGGCGGGGATCTGACTGAGAACGACACGGACACGGACAGTGGCTACGGGGGCGAGGGGGGCAAGGACAAAGAGTGTGAGCACAGCAACACCTTGCAGGCAGCCAAAGGTGTGAAAATCAAGCAGGAGTTTGGAGATGATCGCCCGGCCAAGAAACCAAAGATGAACTGGTCCGCAAATGGCTCGGGGGCTGCCGATATGGCGTTGATGAACTCGCTGATGGGATTAACCGGAGTGGGACAGCAGACACCAATTTGCATGCCTTTCTACTTCATCAACCCATCAGCCGCTGCCTCGTACATGCCTCTTTTTGATAAAAGCAACATGGAAAAGGGCATGTACCCAGCGGCGGCCCTGGCCTCCCCCTTCCCGTGGCTGTACCCTGCACAAGCGTCCGCAGCTGCGGCCGTAGCGGCCGCTGCGGCCTTCCCGAGCTTGTCAGCGCAATTAGGCGCTTCATCTCCGTGCGAGGACCCCCAAATCGACAGCAACACCCACGAGCCCGAGATGAGCTCACCCGAGGACCGTGACGAATGTCCTACGAGTGACGAAGGTGATGACGATGAGGAGAGTGGGATTCAGCGGCCGCGTGACCAGTCGCCAATCTGTCAAACCAGCTAA